The following coding sequences are from one Rutidosis leptorrhynchoides isolate AG116_Rl617_1_P2 chromosome 11, CSIRO_AGI_Rlap_v1, whole genome shotgun sequence window:
- the LOC139875805 gene encoding secreted RxLR effector protein 161-like — MKGCQKTSSLDLATSPKSTSLAFNVTATVRNSLNALKSEQTNVYVDDIIFESTDQSMVNEFEEVMQKKFKMSSMGTIKFFLGAKVDRTLYRAIIGALMYLTASRPDIMFAVFLCAPYQANPNVHHMLVVKKIMHYLKETPSLGLWYPCENDFELTTYSDSDYGGCKKNFKSTYGGCQFLGSRLVTWQCKKQTAVAQSTCEAEYIAAASCTSQVVIWIQQ; from the exons ATGAAAGGGTGTCAG AAAACTTCATCACTTGACCTTGCCACATCACCAAAAAGTACATCACTTGCCTTTAACGTCACCGCCACTGTTAGAAACAGTCTAAATGCGCTTAAGAGTGAACAGACTAAT gtatatgtggatgatattatttttgaGTCAACAGATCAGTCaatggttaatgagtttgaagaggtGATGCAGAAGAAATTCAagatgagttccatgggaactatcAAATTCTTTCTTG GTGCAAAAGTTGATCGGACGTTATATAGAGCTATTATTGGGGCTTTGATGTACTTAACggcttctcgaccagatattatgtttgcagtTTTCCTGTGTGCTCCTTATCAAGCGaaccctaatgttcatcatatgttagtggtcAAAAAGATTATGCATTATTTGAAGGAGACGCCAAGTTTGGGTTTATGGTATCCTTGTGAGAATGACTTTGAGCTTACAACATACAGTGATTCTGATTATGGTGGATGCAAGAAGAATTTCAAATCAACTTATGGGGGTTGTCAATTTCTTGGAAGCAGACTGGTTACATGGCAGTGCAAGAAGCAGACTGCGGTGGCTCAATCCACctgtgaagctgaatacattgctgcgGCTAGTTGTACATCTCAGGTGGTCATCTGGATTCAACAGTag